The Frondihabitans australicus genome includes a region encoding these proteins:
- a CDS encoding alpha/beta hydrolase yields MPGTTALPSWLMSLPITSFRVLAVVDVVAAILAIVLLLPMRRRRWWLWVSVAALVGAVAGGVTIWWVGDVQDVFDVSPTWVDRIWTGVVFAGVLVALVNIALAGWLRKAVAVLAIVAIVLAGGLAINRDVGEFLTPSQLLGTNGYRRILLPKEKRLDPAAEAAADAFDPTLYETWRAPSTMPDKGRVGEVSIPGTVSHFHARDAMVYLPPAALVKHAPSLPVVILMSGQPASPSSVIDAGHIPATLNAFARKNHGLAPIVVVPDQLGASEDNPMCVNGALGNSATYLLDDVPTWIRDHLHVETGRLAWTVGGFSQGATCSIQFATAHPQMFGQFIDISGQQYPTLDNDQQAIVEGFGGSTQAFDDAKPATIMARHGRYQDLDALFGYGQFDEKYGANSKVMSALAEHYGIRVTRYVSLGSAHDWTTATNGFAEGIGLFFPRMGLSATRQSL; encoded by the coding sequence ATGCCCGGCACCACAGCTCTGCCCTCGTGGCTGATGTCCCTCCCGATCACCTCCTTCCGAGTCCTCGCCGTCGTCGACGTCGTGGCCGCGATCCTCGCGATCGTTCTCCTGCTGCCGATGCGGAGGCGTCGATGGTGGCTCTGGGTATCGGTGGCCGCCCTCGTCGGCGCCGTCGCGGGCGGCGTGACGATCTGGTGGGTCGGCGACGTCCAGGACGTCTTCGACGTGTCGCCGACGTGGGTCGACCGGATCTGGACCGGCGTCGTGTTCGCCGGGGTCCTCGTGGCCCTGGTCAACATCGCCCTGGCCGGATGGCTCCGCAAGGCCGTCGCGGTGCTGGCGATCGTCGCGATCGTGCTCGCCGGCGGTCTGGCGATCAACCGCGACGTGGGGGAGTTCCTCACGCCCAGCCAGCTGCTCGGCACGAACGGGTATCGGCGGATCCTGCTGCCGAAGGAGAAGCGGCTGGACCCGGCGGCCGAGGCCGCGGCCGACGCCTTCGACCCGACGCTCTACGAGACCTGGCGCGCGCCGTCGACGATGCCCGACAAGGGCCGTGTCGGCGAGGTGAGCATCCCCGGCACGGTGTCGCACTTCCACGCCCGTGACGCGATGGTCTACCTGCCGCCCGCGGCCCTGGTGAAGCACGCGCCCTCCCTGCCGGTCGTGATCCTGATGTCGGGGCAGCCGGCCAGCCCGAGCTCGGTGATCGACGCCGGCCACATCCCGGCGACCCTGAACGCGTTCGCCCGCAAGAACCACGGGCTGGCTCCGATCGTCGTGGTGCCCGACCAGCTCGGAGCGAGCGAGGACAACCCGATGTGCGTGAACGGCGCGCTCGGCAACAGCGCCACCTACCTGCTCGACGACGTGCCGACCTGGATTCGCGACCATCTGCACGTCGAGACCGGGCGCCTCGCCTGGACGGTCGGCGGCTTCTCGCAGGGCGCGACGTGCTCGATCCAGTTCGCGACCGCGCACCCTCAGATGTTCGGGCAGTTCATCGACATCTCGGGGCAGCAGTACCCGACCCTCGACAACGACCAGCAGGCCATCGTGGAGGGCTTCGGCGGCAGCACGCAGGCGTTCGACGACGCCAAGCCCGCCACGATCATGGCCCGGCACGGCCGCTACCAAGACCTCGACGCGCTCTTCGGGTACGGCCAGTTCGACGAGAAGTACGGCGCCAACTCGAAGGTGATGTCGGCTCTCGCCGAGCACTACGGCATCCGCGTGACCCGCTACGTCTCGCTCGGCAGCGCCCACGACTGGACCACCGCGACGAACGGGTTCGCCGAGGGCATCGGGCTGTTCTTTCCGCGGATGGGGCTCTCGGCGACGAGGCAGTCGCTGTGA